A window of Campylobacter cuniculorum DSM 23162 = LMG 24588 contains these coding sequences:
- a CDS encoding M48 family metallopeptidase, with amino-acid sequence MILVFILCFYAVIFTIISYMQIRFLKKESQKKAFILSEQEYQKAANIAVQNEKFKIFSTLYTLIINIIWISFGFFYLKNIIINENSRLENTLFLLIFLLVTTFLTLPLGIYESFFKDKSQGFSNITPMLFIKDTIKSLLLMLVFGFLVIYALLFCYDFFGSFWWIVAFIFSFGVILVINLIYPTLIAPIFNKMQKLDDENLLTKITALMQKCGFNANGIYVMDASKRDKRLNAYFGGLFKSKRVVLFDTLLKALNEKELLAVLGHELGHFVHKDIIKALFNGALMVFILFFIFAHLPNFVYEESHLEGVKGGIFALLLIFGNVFSFIFSPLINALSRKNEFAADQHGAKMTSKEDMKNALISLAKENKAFIKTSKIYTFFHLSHPSISDRIKALA; translated from the coding sequence ATGATTTTGGTTTTTATTTTATGTTTTTATGCTGTGATTTTTACAATCATTTCTTATATGCAAATTCGTTTTTTAAAAAAAGAAAGTCAGAAAAAAGCTTTTATTTTAAGTGAGCAAGAGTATCAAAAGGCTGCAAATATAGCTGTGCAAAATGAAAAATTTAAAATTTTTTCCACTCTTTACACCCTAATCATAAATATAATATGGATAAGCTTTGGTTTTTTTTATCTCAAAAATATCATTATCAATGAAAATTCCAGACTTGAAAACACCTTATTTTTGCTTATTTTCTTGCTAGTAACGACATTTTTAACCCTACCACTTGGAATTTATGAAAGCTTTTTTAAGGATAAAAGTCAAGGATTTTCAAACATAACTCCTATGCTTTTTATTAAAGATACGATAAAATCTTTGCTTTTAATGTTGGTTTTTGGTTTTCTTGTGATTTATGCTCTGCTTTTTTGCTATGATTTTTTTGGTTCATTTTGGTGGATAGTGGCTTTTATCTTTTCTTTTGGAGTCATTTTGGTCATTAATTTAATTTATCCGACTTTGATTGCTCCCATTTTTAATAAAATGCAAAAACTTGATGATGAAAATTTACTGACTAAAATCACGGCTTTAATGCAAAAATGTGGTTTTAATGCAAATGGAATTTATGTCATGGATGCGAGTAAAAGAGATAAACGTTTAAATGCGTATTTTGGGGGACTTTTTAAGAGTAAAAGGGTGGTGCTTTTTGACACTCTTTTAAAAGCCTTGAATGAAAAGGAACTTTTGGCTGTTTTAGGGCATGAGCTTGGACATTTTGTGCATAAGGATATTATAAAAGCTTTATTTAATGGAGCTTTGATGGTTTTTATTTTATTTTTTATCTTTGCACATTTACCGAATTTTGTTTATGAAGAAAGTCATTTAGAGGGGGTTAAAGGCGGAATTTTCGCACTTTTATTGATTTTTGGCAATGTTTTTAGTTTTATTTTTTCACCTTTAATCAATGCTTTAAGTCGCAAAAATGAATTTGCAGCTGATCAACATGGAGCTAAAATGACCTCTAAAGAAGATATGAAGAATGCTTTAATTTCTCTTGCTAAAGAAAATAAAGCTTTTATTAAAACGAGTAAAATTTATACCTTTTTCCATTTAAGTCATCCAAGCATTAGCGATAGAATCAAGGCTTTAGCTTGA
- a CDS encoding BspA family leucine-rich repeat surface protein, translating to MQKKIFALLMFALFAVFATAQEHKYHPQTEAELKALVEDLSINLGTIDTSKITDMSGLFYRTERKDFSGIETWDVSKVENMRWMFLEAESFNQNINSWDVSNVKDMSLMFSKASSFNQPLDKWNVSKVENMHGMFAGALYFNQPLDKWDVSNVEDMSSMFLFAESFNQNINSWNVSQVRNMEHMFSDAKSFNQPLDKWNVSNVGSMKGMFFHAESFNQNINAWDVSNVEYTDGMFEKSPLKKNPPQWFKK from the coding sequence ATGCAAAAGAAAATTTTTGCTCTTTTAATGTTTGCTTTGTTTGCGGTTTTTGCGACTGCCCAAGAACACAAGTATCATCCACAAACCGAAGCAGAATTAAAAGCTTTGGTCGAGGATTTGTCAATCAATCTTGGCACAATTGATACGAGCAAAATTACAGATATGAGTGGGTTGTTTTATAGAACCGAACGAAAAGATTTTAGTGGCATAGAAACTTGGGATGTCAGCAAGGTTGAAAATATGCGTTGGATGTTTTTAGAAGCAGAATCTTTTAATCAAAATATCAATTCTTGGGATGTTAGTAATGTTAAAGATATGAGTCTTATGTTTTCAAAAGCAAGTTCTTTCAATCAACCTTTAGATAAATGGAATGTCAGTAAGGTTGAAAATATGCATGGTATGTTTGCAGGTGCATTGTATTTCAATCAACCTTTAGACAAATGGGATGTTAGTAATGTTGAAGATATGAGTAGTATGTTTTTATTTGCAGAATCTTTTAATCAAAATATAAATTCTTGGAATGTTAGTCAGGTTAGAAATATGGAACATATGTTTTCAGATGCAAAGTCTTTCAATCAACCTTTAGACAAATGGAATGTTAGTAATGTTGGAAGTATGAAAGGCATGTTTTTCCATGCAGAATCTTTTAATCAAAATATAAATGCTTGGGATGTCAGTAATGTTGAATATACGGATGGTATGTTTGAAAAGTCTCCTTTGAAAAAAAATCCACCTCAATGGTTTAAAAAATGA
- a CDS encoding BspA family leucine-rich repeat surface protein yields MQKKIFALLMFALFALFAVCAIAEEHKYHPQTKTELKALVEDLSINLGTIDTHKITDMSGLFYRTERKDFSGIETWNVSNVKDMRGMFSYAKSFNQNINAWNVSHVETMRGMFSNAESFNQPLDKWDVSKVRNMEHMFEGAESFNQNINAWNVSHIKDNNMVFMFRFSPLEENPPQWFKK; encoded by the coding sequence ATGCAAAAGAAAATTTTTGCTCTTTTAATGTTTGCTTTGTTTGCTTTGTTTGCAGTTTGTGCGATTGCTGAAGAACACAAATATCATCCACAAACCAAAACAGAATTAAAGGCTTTGGTTGAGGATTTATCAATCAATCTTGGCACAATTGATACGCACAAAATTACAGATATGAGTGGGTTGTTTTATAGAACCGAACGAAAAGATTTTAGTGGCATAGAAACTTGGAATGTCAGTAATGTTAAAGATATGCGTGGTATGTTTTCATACGCAAAATCTTTTAATCAAAATATCAATGCTTGGAATGTCAGTCATGTTGAAACTATGCGTGGTATGTTTTCAAATGCAGAGTCTTTCAATCAGCCTTTAGATAAATGGGATGTCAGTAAGGTTAGAAATATGGAACATATGTTTGAAGGTGCAGAGTCTTTCAATCAAAATATAAATGCTTGGAATGTTAGTCATATTAAAGATAACAATATGGTTTTTATGTTTAGATTCTCTCCTTTGGAAGAAAATCCACCTCAATGGTTTAAAAAATAA
- a CDS encoding YggS family pyridoxal phosphate-dependent enzyme, with product MNLETLFEKIKNTRLVAASKYVDYKIIKAFYYKGITEFGENKVQALKDKKEALKDENLNIKWHFIGNLQSNKINALIKQKPILWQSCNGLKIAKAVNERLSYTLETLLEINVANEQSKSGIKPLKAVEEYLQIQEECKNLKLQGVMSMGAHSNEQRKIIESFEKTYRIYEELQKYGANICSMGMSNDFELAIKCGSNMIRLGSILFNA from the coding sequence ATGAATTTAGAAACACTCTTTGAAAAGATTAAAAACACTCGTTTGGTTGCTGCAAGTAAATATGTTGATTACAAAATCATTAAAGCCTTTTATTATAAAGGAATCACAGAATTTGGAGAGAATAAGGTTCAAGCCTTAAAAGATAAAAAAGAAGCTTTAAAAGATGAGAATTTAAATATAAAATGGCATTTTATAGGAAATTTACAAAGCAATAAAATCAATGCTCTCATTAAGCAAAAGCCTATTTTGTGGCAATCTTGCAATGGGCTTAAAATTGCAAAAGCAGTCAATGAAAGACTTTCTTACACACTTGAAACCTTACTTGAAATCAATGTCGCAAATGAACAAAGTAAAAGCGGAATTAAGCCTTTAAAAGCTGTAGAAGAGTATTTGCAAATTCAAGAAGAATGCAAAAATTTAAAATTGCAAGGTGTGATGAGTATGGGAGCACACAGCAATGAACAAAGAAAAATTATAGAAAGCTTTGAAAAAACTTACAGAATTTATGAGGAATTGCAAAAATACGGAGCAAATATTTGCTCTATGGGTATGAGCAATGATTTTGAACTTGCTATAAAATGCGGTTCAAATATGATACGTTTAGGAAGCATTCTATTTAATGCTTAA
- the flaC gene encoding flagellin C has protein sequence MTINNTNATQQNYYLNNAQKASDKALENIAAARAISGVDSANLSIADSLRSQSSTIDQGIANAYDAIGVLQIADASLTNISQSADRLNEISVRMNSGVLNEAQQGMLRGEATRITESINDSFNNATYNGKNVFQTMNFVVGSGTETTNLNALNTNNLSIDNPSSISSFMDQLGSLRSEIGSGINAITSNINSSVQNSVNTKAAENNLLNNDMAQNVNDFNANYLKENASAFAAAQSNLALQTKIASLLN, from the coding sequence ATGACAATCAACAATACAAATGCTACGCAACAAAATTATTATTTAAACAATGCTCAAAAAGCTTCAGACAAGGCTTTAGAAAATATTGCCGCAGCTCGAGCTATTAGCGGGGTAGATAGTGCGAATTTGTCGATAGCAGATTCTTTAAGATCTCAATCAAGCACTATAGATCAAGGCATAGCGAATGCTTATGATGCAATCGGTGTTTTACAAATTGCAGATGCAAGTTTGACAAATATTTCACAGAGTGCAGACAGACTTAATGAAATTTCAGTTAGAATGAATAGCGGAGTTTTAAACGAAGCTCAACAAGGAATGCTTAGGGGTGAAGCTACGCGTATTACAGAATCCATCAATGATTCTTTTAATAATGCAACTTATAATGGAAAAAATGTATTTCAAACTATGAATTTCGTTGTGGGAAGTGGCACTGAAACGACAAATTTAAATGCTTTAAATACAAATAATCTTAGTATTGATAATCCAAGTTCTATTTCAAGTTTTATGGATCAACTTGGAAGTTTAAGATCTGAAATTGGTTCAGGCATTAATGCTATCACTTCAAATATTAATTCAAGTGTGCAAAATAGCGTCAATACTAAGGCAGCAGAAAATAATTTGCTTAATAATGATATGGCACAAAATGTTAATGATTTTAACGCAAATTATCTCAAAGAAAATGCTTCAGCCTTTGCGGCAGCACAATCAAATTTAGCTTTACAAACTAAAATTGCTAGTTTATTAAATTAA
- a CDS encoding DUF4149 domain-containing protein, with product MKAINLFLLAALVGIELILGIVVARVIFYPQNLIGEGVLSLFQSGLMMSQIFIQFGYVLIVISLINFLFELYSYFKDEAKFQLRFSKLALSLLIFILSLFFVFYFTAFIIQAQALGESATQSDEFKSMHAASEVVMKIILIMQVFLYFLSFKIAKKV from the coding sequence ATGAAAGCGATAAATCTTTTCTTGCTTGCAGCTCTTGTAGGTATAGAATTAATTTTAGGCATTGTGGTTGCAAGGGTGATTTTTTATCCTCAAAATTTAATCGGTGAAGGGGTTTTAAGTCTCTTCCAAAGTGGCTTAATGATGAGTCAAATTTTTATTCAATTTGGCTATGTTTTAATCGTTATATCCTTGATAAATTTTTTATTCGAGCTTTATAGCTATTTTAAAGATGAAGCTAAATTTCAGTTGAGATTTTCAAAATTGGCATTAAGTTTGCTTATATTTATTTTGAGTTTGTTCTTTGTATTTTATTTCACTGCCTTTATAATACAGGCTCAAGCTTTGGGAGAAAGTGCAACGCAAAGCGATGAATTTAAAAGTATGCATGCGGCAAGTGAAGTTGTGATGAAAATTATTTTAATTATGCAAGTATTTTTGTATTTTTTAAGTTTTAAAATAGCTAAAAAAGTGTAA
- a CDS encoding HemK/PrmC family methyltransferase gives MKIKDALSLAKNELKGYENQAIFILCEHLQKDRTWLFFNENFEFDETFYLSLIKRFKDGEAFEYIFNKAFFWDLEFYIERGVLIPRYDSEILLSQLLKLCEKQFFNRILEIGFGSGILSIVLAKILNLKIKACDISQKAFEIAQKNAKIHRVQSLIDFVLKDFRELRGEFDLIFSNPPYIKNDYKIDKWVSMEPKEALFGGKKGYEILEEIIEFSVKAKAKVVALEFGFDQKDILEKIFHQNDFKTEFFKDERGFDRAVLAYKN, from the coding sequence TTGAAGATTAAAGATGCTCTTAGTTTAGCTAAAAATGAACTTAAAGGCTATGAAAATCAAGCCATTTTTATACTTTGTGAGCATTTACAAAAGGATAGAACTTGGCTTTTTTTCAATGAAAATTTTGAATTTGATGAAACATTTTATTTAAGTTTAATCAAACGTTTTAAAGACGGGGAGGCTTTTGAATACATCTTTAACAAAGCTTTTTTTTGGGATTTGGAATTTTATATCGAAAGAGGGGTTTTAATCCCACGATATGATAGTGAAATTTTACTTTCACAATTGCTTAAACTTTGTGAAAAACAATTTTTTAATAGAATTTTAGAAATAGGCTTTGGGAGCGGAATTCTAAGCATAGTTTTAGCTAAAATTTTAAATCTTAAAATCAAAGCTTGTGATATAAGTCAAAAAGCTTTTGAAATTGCACAAAAAAATGCAAAAATTCACAGGGTGCAAAGCTTAATCGATTTTGTCTTAAAAGATTTTAGAGAGCTAAGGGGCGAATTTGATTTAATTTTTTCAAATCCTCCTTACATTAAAAATGATTACAAGATAGATAAATGGGTGAGTATGGAGCCTAAAGAAGCTTTATTTGGTGGAAAAAAAGGCTATGAAATTTTAGAAGAAATTATAGAATTTAGTGTCAAGGCTAAGGCTAAGGTTGTGGCTCTTGAATTTGGTTTTGATCAAAAAGATATTTTAGAAAAAATTTTTCATCAAAATGATTTTAAAACTGAATTTTTCAAGGATGAACGCGGTTTTGATAGAGCGGTTTTAGCCTATAAAAATTAA
- a CDS encoding molybdenum cofactor biosynthesis protein, producing the protein MFFKKNQVKNQIKTNSKNLKTQTIKSSNEDFLDNRLYEFSKKVKKLSKDEASASLLARQLSRLIKAEKF; encoded by the coding sequence TTGTTTTTTAAAAAAAATCAAGTGAAAAATCAAATAAAAACAAATTCAAAGAATCTTAAAACGCAAACAATAAAATCCTCAAATGAAGATTTTTTAGACAACAGACTCTATGAATTCAGCAAAAAAGTTAAAAAGCTCTCTAAAGATGAAGCGAGTGCAAGTTTATTAGCAAGACAGCTCTCGCGACTCATTAAGGCGGAGAAATTTTGA